A single Natronorubrum sediminis DNA region contains:
- a CDS encoding carboxymuconolactone decarboxylase family protein, which produces MVRVPYVNRDDLPAEKRDLLRSFRAETPEEYRHLLSSEERNVYRTLAHVPNSLEQFRAFGGTLREELGLDPRERELVILTAANALGSAYEWHQHVRIGLAEGLSREEILAISDRRYESFEGTERALVEYVDAYVAGSVDDETFGVLSERVNESKIVGIGLLAGMYIVIGRQMDALEVETEEPFVGWELENIDP; this is translated from the coding sequence CGGAGAAACGCGACTTGTTGCGGTCGTTTCGAGCGGAAACCCCCGAGGAGTATCGCCACTTGCTCTCGAGTGAGGAGCGAAACGTCTACCGGACGCTCGCCCACGTTCCGAATTCGCTCGAGCAGTTTCGGGCGTTCGGTGGAACGCTCCGAGAGGAACTCGGGTTGGATCCACGCGAACGGGAACTCGTAATCTTGACCGCCGCGAACGCGCTGGGGTCTGCCTACGAGTGGCACCAACACGTTCGGATTGGACTTGCCGAAGGTCTCTCGCGCGAAGAAATCCTGGCGATCAGCGATCGGCGGTACGAATCGTTCGAGGGAACGGAGCGCGCCCTCGTAGAGTACGTCGACGCGTACGTCGCGGGGAGCGTCGACGACGAGACGTTCGGTGTGCTCTCGGAACGCGTAAACGAGTCGAAAATCGTCGGAATCGGCCTCCTCGCAGGGATGTACATCGTCATCGGTCGGCAGATGGACGCGCTAGAGGTCGAGACCGAAGAACCGTTCGTCGGTTGGGAATTGGAGAATATAGACCCATGA
- a CDS encoding SDR family NAD(P)-dependent oxidoreductase has product MMDDLTEQTVIVTGGARGIGRAIAAELGDAGAEIVVADIDEEAAHETASELREDGLPVESVACDVASTEDVERLVVQTLDRFGGIDALVNNAGIGSRGSFEELTHEDWQRVIDVNLTGAFNCSRAVVPGMIDGDGGSIVNISSMAGRSISYHGSANYTASKWGLIGLTKHMAWDLGEHGIRVTAVCPGSTLTPLTESGTTPEERASTTEKIPLDRWASPEDHAAAVAYLISKTSSYVTGTVLEVDGGKQLGVRNEI; this is encoded by the coding sequence ATGATGGATGACCTCACCGAGCAGACGGTCATCGTAACCGGTGGGGCGAGAGGAATCGGTCGCGCCATCGCCGCCGAATTGGGCGACGCGGGCGCCGAAATCGTCGTCGCAGACATCGACGAGGAAGCGGCTCACGAAACCGCCTCGGAACTGCGCGAGGACGGCTTACCCGTCGAATCAGTCGCTTGCGACGTCGCGTCGACGGAGGACGTGGAGCGATTAGTCGTACAGACCCTCGACCGATTCGGCGGAATCGACGCTCTCGTGAACAACGCCGGCATCGGTTCTCGTGGATCGTTCGAGGAACTGACCCACGAGGACTGGCAGCGCGTTATCGACGTCAATCTCACGGGTGCGTTCAACTGCTCTCGTGCCGTCGTTCCCGGGATGATCGACGGAGACGGCGGCTCGATCGTGAACATCTCGTCGATGGCCGGCCGAAGCATCAGCTACCACGGTAGCGCGAACTACACGGCGTCGAAGTGGGGGTTGATCGGACTGACGAAACACATGGCGTGGGACCTCGGCGAACACGGGATTCGCGTCACCGCGGTCTGTCCGGGGTCGACGCTCACGCCGCTGACAGAGTCTGGGACGACCCCCGAAGAGCGAGCCTCGACCACGGAGAAGATTCCGTTGGACCGATGGGCGTCGCCCGAGGACCACGCCGCGGCAGTCGCCTACCTGATCTCCAAGACGAGTTCCTACGTCACCGGAACGGTGCTCGAGGTCGACGGTGGGAAACAGTTGGGCGTCCGAAACGAAATCTAA
- a CDS encoding MFS transporter, producing the protein MRSSVARRLHPLTRRAKHALNDGRSRIILAVAAGWFLSLGVRMVYPVLLPHIRTAYGLDLTVAGFLLTVLWAAYAIGQFPGGIVTDRIGERITLAVSTLLAGIMLVLVVTAGSALVVFVATALFGLGTALYGVARFTIISKTYPENNGAAIGVTLAAGDLGNAVLPVIAGAVAATFVWQLGLGFVVPLFALVSVVLWFVVPRHTPDGDGDGMVVSLEMARHVVSELQRRSIVVVTLILILGFSISLTLTGFYPTYLIEEKELSSTVAAALFSLYFALGVFVKPLAGSAYDRFGIRQTLPVIFGLAITALLALSVVESLWALVAVTVLLSSLLGNIAVTMPYLTDLLPTEIQGTGLGVLRTTYMLIAALSPSLFGVLADFGYFDEGFVLLAGIAGVMTLLVLLLPSQ; encoded by the coding sequence ATGCGATCGTCCGTTGCCCGCCGCCTCCATCCGCTCACGCGGCGGGCGAAGCACGCGTTGAACGACGGCCGGAGTCGAATCATTTTGGCCGTTGCCGCCGGGTGGTTCCTCTCGCTCGGCGTCCGAATGGTCTACCCGGTGTTATTACCCCACATTCGCACCGCGTACGGACTCGATCTCACAGTCGCTGGGTTCCTGCTGACCGTTCTGTGGGCCGCGTACGCGATCGGACAATTTCCTGGAGGTATCGTTACCGATCGAATCGGTGAACGGATCACGCTCGCGGTTAGTACGCTTCTTGCGGGAATCATGCTCGTCTTGGTCGTCACGGCGGGTTCCGCGCTCGTCGTGTTCGTTGCGACCGCGCTGTTCGGTCTCGGTACCGCACTGTACGGCGTTGCCCGGTTCACGATCATCTCGAAAACGTACCCGGAAAACAACGGTGCCGCCATCGGCGTCACGCTAGCGGCCGGCGACCTCGGAAACGCGGTGCTACCCGTGATCGCCGGTGCGGTCGCGGCGACCTTCGTCTGGCAGCTTGGACTCGGATTCGTCGTCCCGCTGTTCGCACTCGTGAGCGTGGTCCTCTGGTTCGTCGTTCCCCGGCACACCCCCGACGGCGACGGCGATGGAATGGTGGTCTCTCTCGAGATGGCCCGGCACGTCGTTTCGGAACTTCAGCGACGGTCGATCGTTGTCGTGACGTTAATACTGATCCTCGGATTCAGCATCTCACTCACGCTTACGGGGTTCTACCCGACGTACCTGATCGAAGAGAAGGAGCTGTCGTCAACGGTCGCGGCAGCGCTGTTCAGCCTGTACTTTGCCCTCGGGGTCTTCGTCAAACCGCTGGCTGGATCGGCATACGATCGGTTCGGAATTCGACAAACCCTCCCCGTGATCTTCGGTCTGGCGATTACGGCACTCCTGGCCCTCTCAGTCGTCGAGTCGCTGTGGGCCCTCGTGGCGGTCACCGTTCTGTTGAGCAGTCTGCTCGGTAACATCGCGGTCACGATGCCCTACCTGACCGATTTGCTCCCGACGGAAATTCAGGGGACGGGACTCGGCGTCCTGCGGACCACGTACATGTTGATCGCCGCACTCAGTCCGTCACTCTTCGGAGTGCTCGCCGACTTCGGATACTTCGACGAGGGGTTCGTCCTGTTGGCCGGAATCGCCGGCGTGATGACGCTGCTCGTTCTCCTTTTACCGTCGCAGTGA